AGCAGTCTTGTTTGGATCGGCTGATACATGTGCGGATGCTCCGGCGAGGCCGGCCATCATCAGAACAGCGGTTCCGCCAGCGGCGGCGGTCGCGGACAGGGTGCGGCGGAGGGTGGACTTCTTCATGGGATTGCCTTTCGGGGGCGCCAGTGGCGGCGCTGGGTACGGGTTTGTGGCCCGTCACCAAAGGCGTCTGCTGAGTGCGTTGCGCTGGTGCCGGGCGGAATCAGGGAAGAACGACGACGGCGGGCGGGCCGCGGCGGCTGTCTTGCCTCAGGTTCCGCCACGGGCGGGGCAGGAAAACGTCAGGCGCGCCAACAGCGTTAGGGGAGGCGCCGGCGTCGGGCCTGAACAGAAGGGTGGGCAGCGCAACCAAAGGGCGCAGCCAGGCCGCCAACTGCCACAGGGCGGCCTCGCCCTTGGCCAGGATCACGGCAGAGCCAATCGTCGCCAGGATGTGGCCAGCGAACATCGCGGTGCCCAAAGTTGTGCCCAACTCATGCAGGTGGGGCGTCGCTGTATAGAGCAAGGGATTCAGAGATTCGGCAGCGTGGTGCGAGTTCCCTGGAGCTGTTGCCGTTACTGGACTCAAAGCCGTGAAGGCTTCGTGGAGCGCGAGCTGGCTGGTTCCAAGCAAGGCCGTCATGGCGGTGAAGTTGAGCTTGAAGCGCGTGGCCAGCGTTGCGGCCAATCCTGTCAATGCGACAAGTGCCAACAACACCACGGTAGTGGGTAGTTCCCCGCCGCCGATCACGTGAGCCCCAGCTGCAAGAAGCACTATGACGAGCGAGATCGCACCGGACCGCAACGCATGGAAGGGTGCCTTGGGCTGCGATGAGCGCACGGAGTCCTCCCTCGATCGTCTGGCTGGATACTGCCTGTTGTCAGCGTCTTGATTCTATCGGGAGTTCGGAGCCGGACTGGCCTCGGATGGGTGTCTATGTGGATACTTTGCGCGCGTGTGGGGATGCTGGCCCCGGGTTTATTGCTCTGAAAGTCGGCCCTTGGTACGCACAAACGTTGGTCCCGGTGGTTCCGGTATGCGGCTGAGATCCGCACCGGGCCGACGACGGCGGAGCTCAAGTTTCAGGCTTTCCTCGCCACGCGCCATAGCCCAGTGATGGTTGGCCGAGAACGCAGGCTTCAGGAGCCAGCTCAGCTTTCGCAGGAGTGGCTTCGCTGTGCTGACCCGCCAGTCGTAGGTGATGACGACTTCCGGACCGTCGGTTTCGAAAGTCCAGCGGCCCGTGCCGTTGAGGTCTCCCTCGGCTTTGAGCGCAAAGCCGTGCAGGGTAATGGGTTCGGTAACGGTGAGCCGCCAACGCAGGGTGTAGGGGAGCCAGCCTTTGGTGTGGAGGTCGAACGAGGCGCCTACGCCGTCCGGGTTGCCTTGCGCCACCGGCGTCACCTTGAGGTACACCGCGGGCCACCACTGTTTGAGGGTGGCCGCGTTACCGAGGACATCCACCACTTCCTCGCGCGTTCCGGCCACTCTCCAGACCGTCAGGAACTCGTAGTCGGTGCTTTTGCTGGTTCGTTGCATTGACCTGGCCATTGGTGCCTCCGCTGCTAATCGTACCGAGAGGTTGGTCTTGGCGCCTTAGCTTTCCAGAAGCGGCCCGATCTCACTTTTGGTGACACCGCTTGTGGTGAGTGCAAGGGCGGCTCGAGGTGGCAGATTCAGATTGTCATTCTCTGCCGACGATAGGCTTGGCGATTGTGTATATAGGTCATTTCGCCGCAGCTGCGGTGATTCTCGCGGTGGCGCCTGAAACGCCCGCCTTACCAATCGCCGTCGCAGTTGCGTGGCCGGACATTATTTGGCCTGCATTGGTCTTTGCTGGCAAAGAGTCGGTGAGAGTGGACCCCGACAATCCGTTGCAGTCCCGGGTTAAATTCACTTCATACCCTTACTCGCATTCGCTGGTCCTCGGTGGTGCGCTCAGCCTTGTGCCTGCACTGCTGGCTGGCGTGATCTACCAGAGTGTCCTTGTGGGTGTCCTGTTCTGGGTTGGCGTCCAGTCTCACTGGCTTCTGGATGTGGTGGTCCACCTCCGGGACCTTCCAGTTCTTGGCTGGGGGCGGAGTGATCGTCGGGTAGGTTTTGGTTTATGGAGCCGCCCCCGACTGGCATTCGTCCTGGAGTATGCGTTCTTTGCCCTAACTGTTCTTTTGGTGGCGCCTCCCTCGATGTTCGCCGGACTGCTCGGCGGAGGGTTGCTGCTTCATTTGTTCAATATCAACTCGTTCTTCGGCTTTACCAAGAAGAACCCAGTCGGCACGCCCCGACGCTTCGCTTTGCTTGCACTGGTGGGCTATGCCATTGCGATCATCTGGTTCACGATGTCCTGGCAGTAGCAGTTGCAATCGTCCACTGGACCCACTCAGTGAAAGGTTGAGGGACCTCTGAGGCGTTAGTCTGCTGGAATGGAATCCTGGCACCGTAACCGGCTGAGTGCGAACCAGGCCGGACTTCTAGAAAGCTGGCTGCCAGGTGTTCTTCTCCTCAAGGACCTCTCCTGGAATCTCGTAGATACGGCGGTCCTTGAGGTGGCGGACGATCACCATAAATACATCGTCAAAGCCGCGGGGCCGTTGAATCATCACATAGGACGTGAGATACAAGCCCACGTGGAGGGTACCGAAGCTGAATACGACACGGAAACGTATCAGCAAGCCGGGCGTCTAATGCGTGCGTTTCACGAGCAAGCCGCGCAGACTGACCCAGACTATGAGGCGGCAGCCGCTTCCAAAACGTTGTCTTGGCTGAGCACGCCCCATCGCATCGAAAGCTCTAGCGTTGAGAAAGTCCAGGCCATACTTGGCGCATATCAGCCGAAGCCTGTGGTGCTCGTCCCGACCCACGGTGACTGGCAACCACGCAACTGGCTAGTGGACGAGACCGAGCTGAGGATCATCGACTTTGGCCGCTACGGGTTCAGGCCAGCCGCCACTGACTTCTGTCGCCTGGCGGTGCAGCAATGGCGCTCCCATCCTCATTTGGAGACTGCCTTTTTTGAGGGGTACGGTTCAGATCCCAGAGACGGCGAGCTCTGGAACGTTGCGCTGCTGCGCGAGGCAGTAGCTACCGCCGCATGGGCATACCAGACCGGCCACCAACGGTTTGAGGAACAAGGTCATCGAATGCTTCGTGATGCGTTGGCCAAGTTCTAGATGACCTCACTTCCGGACCCACCCGGACTTTTCAATGGCCGCCAGGCCGGCCGCGACGATCTACCAAATTTGTTTGGTCATTCGGGCCTACCGCGAGTCTTTTCGGGCCCTGTCCTGCTGTCGTGAGACCAACCGAATGTGAATTAGATCACGCCAAAGAATAAAAGCACTAAGATATTTTGTATTAAGCCAGTTAGTTCTTGACCTTTAATCGCTAAGGAGATAGAACTGACGCAGTGCCATGATCTTCACCACATCCGGCACCTCGCCAGCCCCGCGCTTGTGGGGCAGGTTTATGGGCGAAGTGCGCTTGTCGTTGGTGTATGAAGTAGCTGGCAGGCCGAGCCTGCAATCCCGGAGTCTCGTCCATGGCAGTGGCCTTTTGAACCGCCGGTGGCTGGCGGATGCCCCACTTCGACACTGAATTCGAAGCCCTCCCAAGCTTAAGGATGTCCTGATGGAGATGAAGACCGAACTCAAGAAGCAGGAAGAGACAAGACCAAAATGGTGGGTACTTTTCCTCACTTGTGCGGCTGTAGTGCTCGATGGCTACGACACGGTCGCGCTGGGCGTATCCATACCGACAATTGCGAAAGAGTGGGGGGTTCAACCATCGTTCTTCACTCCTGCGCTCTCGCTGACCAGCGCCGGAGTCGCCCTGGGATATCTCGCTGTGGGGCGCCTCGTGGCAAAGCTGGGCACAAGGAACGTCATCTTTTCTGCCGTTGTGATCTTCACTCTTGGTTCGCTCATGACAGCGTGGTCGACTTCCAT
This genomic stretch from Micrococcaceae bacterium Sec5.1 harbors:
- a CDS encoding SRPBCC family protein, whose protein sequence is MQRTSKSTDYEFLTVWRVAGTREEVVDVLGNAATLKQWWPAVYLKVTPVAQGNPDGVGASFDLHTKGWLPYTLRWRLTVTEPITLHGFALKAEGDLNGTGRWTFETDGPEVVITYDWRVSTAKPLLRKLSWLLKPAFSANHHWAMARGEESLKLELRRRRPGADLSRIPEPPGPTFVRTKGRLSEQ
- a CDS encoding phosphotransferase, yielding MESWHRNRLSANQAGLLESWLPGVLLLKDLSWNLVDTAVLEVADDHHKYIVKAAGPLNHHIGREIQAHVEGTEAEYDTETYQQAGRLMRAFHEQAAQTDPDYEAAAASKTLSWLSTPHRIESSSVEKVQAILGAYQPKPVVLVPTHGDWQPRNWLVDETELRIIDFGRYGFRPAATDFCRLAVQQWRSHPHLETAFFEGYGSDPRDGELWNVALLREAVATAAWAYQTGHQRFEEQGHRMLRDALAKF